From a region of the Oculatellaceae cyanobacterium genome:
- a CDS encoding Coq4 family protein, with amino-acid sequence MVILENFKKELKKLIFAYRFMRIVQLPYGSFTAGGNLSDAAIDPKSLNQIVQFLSRTERGRIALSEKQLLGKIDLQQLHQLPSNTLGYIYADHMLRNGLTPPPVREHTSDTYRFLFNYVMETHDIWHIVTGSNTDKAGEIQVETFSLTQFYPARFWVVLLAKNLLKTAIEDMDLCSQHMEAVVRGWIMGQQAQPLFGVPWNTLWEKPLEEIRTELNIHPYLGSEIEAAIKWKGEEIPAKYELVGAK; translated from the coding sequence ATGGTGATTTTAGAAAATTTTAAAAAAGAACTAAAAAAGCTGATATTTGCCTATCGCTTCATGCGGATTGTACAACTGCCTTATGGTTCTTTTACTGCTGGTGGCAATTTGTCTGATGCAGCAATTGATCCTAAGAGTTTAAATCAAATTGTCCAGTTTTTATCGCGCACCGAAAGAGGAAGAATTGCCCTTTCTGAAAAACAGCTACTAGGAAAGATTGATTTACAGCAACTCCATCAATTACCTTCTAACACCTTGGGGTATATTTACGCCGATCATATGCTGAGAAACGGATTAACTCCGCCTCCAGTGCGCGAACATACTTCAGATACCTATAGATTTTTGTTCAATTATGTCATGGAAACTCATGACATTTGGCATATAGTTACAGGTAGCAATACAGACAAAGCTGGAGAAATTCAAGTAGAGACATTTTCCTTGACTCAGTTTTACCCTGCCCGTTTTTGGGTTGTTTTACTTGCTAAAAATTTACTCAAAACTGCCATTGAAGATATGGATTTGTGCAGTCAGCACATGGAAGCTGTTGTTCGAGGCTGGATTATGGGACAACAAGCACAACCTTTGTTTGGAGTTCCCTGGAATACATTATGGGAAAAACCTTTAGAGGAAATCCGCACTGAATTAAATATTCATCCTTACTTAGGTTCTGAGATTGAAGCTGCTATTAAGTGGAAAGGCGAGGAAATTCCTGCTAAATATGAATTGGTAGGAGCAAAATGA
- a CDS encoding response regulator — protein sequence MSKSILIVDDEEDVRAIAKLGLEMGAGWNVLTANSGNEGLSMAANHQPDAILLDMMMPDMDGRATLEQLKANPATEKIPVILVTAKLQQCQQDHFAELKVAAVFAKPFRPLKLAQQVSEALGWS from the coding sequence ATGAGCAAATCTATTTTAATTGTTGATGATGAGGAAGATGTCCGGGCGATCGCCAAACTAGGGCTAGAAATGGGTGCTGGCTGGAACGTATTGACTGCCAATTCTGGTAATGAAGGGTTGAGCATGGCAGCTAACCACCAACCGGATGCCATCTTGCTAGATATGATGATGCCTGATATGGATGGGCGAGCAACTCTTGAACAACTGAAAGCTAACCCCGCTACTGAGAAAATTCCGGTAATTTTAGTAACTGCCAAACTTCAGCAGTGTCAGCAAGATCACTTTGCTGAATTGAAAGTTGCTGCTGTTTTTGCCAAGCCCTTCCGTCCATTGAAACTCGCCCAGCAAGTTAGTGAAGCATTGGGTTGGAGTTAA
- a CDS encoding esterase-like activity of phytase family protein — protein MFKCPVNAARTAVSLSRISPNIMLDNNGNFLSLERSFSTGVGNTIKLYNVSLEGATDIQNIDSLSAIDISTIKPVQKTLLLDFSSLGVPLDNIEGLALGPDLADGRRSLVVVSYNNFAATQFTQVLAFGVQQVPEPSSAIGILIFTAMGAKSLRRRKKG, from the coding sequence GTGTTCAAGTGTCCTGTCAATGCCGCCCGCACTGCTGTTTCTTTGTCGCGAATTTCCCCTAACATAATGCTGGATAACAATGGCAACTTTCTAAGTTTGGAGCGGTCTTTTTCCACTGGCGTTGGTAACACGATTAAGCTCTATAACGTTTCTCTAGAGGGAGCAACTGATATTCAAAATATTGATAGTCTTAGTGCAATTGATATCAGCACCATCAAGCCTGTTCAAAAAACTTTGCTACTTGATTTTAGTAGTTTAGGTGTGCCTCTAGATAATATCGAAGGTCTTGCCTTGGGGCCAGATTTAGCAGATGGACGGCGTTCTTTAGTGGTTGTCAGCTATAACAATTTCGCTGCAACTCAATTCACCCAAGTTCTAGCTTTTGGAGTTCAGCAAGTCCCAGAACCTTCTTCAGCAATAGGTATCTTGATATTTACTGCAATGGGTGCTAAGTCATTGCGGCGACGCAAAAAAGGGTAA